CCCGGGCAATCTGTCATGGGCCCAACACGTGCAGCAAACGCCCCACCTGCAGGATCCCGCGGGCCGTGTGCCCCCTCCGGCCTCACCGGGACCTGCACCCAACGGCGTAGCAAACCCCAGACCAGGCTCGGAGAGTTCGGGGCAGGGTACAGCCGAACCGGTGCAGCCCCGGACCCGAGGCCCGCGGCCGGACCGGGGGACAATCAGACCACCCTCCGTTCACGTCCGCAGCCGCACCCAGGAAACTCCACGGATGTGTCCACCAGCCTCAACCCAGCCGATACTGCCCGGGAATCGGCACCTCCGGGAACGGCAGCGGCCCAAATTCGTATTTCTCCGGCCCCAACCGCTTCTCCGACTTCAACAGGCTGTCCCACTCCACGGTCCGCCCACTGTACGCAGATTCCCGCCCCATGATGGCCGTGAAGGTGGACTCCGCAATGGCCTGGGCCTCGTTCAACGGCCGACCCTCGCGAATACTCTGGATCAGGTCCAGGTGCTCCTGCTCGTAAGGGTTCACCTCCTGGCCCTGAAAGCGCCACGTCTGGCCGCCCTTGACACGGATCCACCTCTGACAATCACTGGTACCCTTCGTCCCGGCGATGAACTCGCCCACCAGGTTGTCGCAGCGATCCATTTGCCGGCACTGGCTGAAAACACGGACGCCGTTGGGATACTCGTACTCCACGGCAAAATGATCGTAGATGTGTCCATAGTCCGGCTCCGCAGGCCGGGCTTGTCGCCCCCCCAATGCGCGCGCCCGAATCGGATGCGTCCCGATCACCCAGTTCATGATGTCGAGATTGTGGACGTGCTGCTCCACAATATGATCGCCCGACAACCAGGTGAAATAGTTCCAGTTGCGGATCTGCCATTCCATGTCAGACCACTCGGGCCGACGTCGCACCACCCAGATCACACCACCGTTCCAGTAGCACGTCCCGTACATCAACTCGCCCAGAGCGCCGTCCTGGATCCGTTTGATCGTTTCGTTGTAGCTGTGCATGTGACGGCGCTGCGTGCCCGCCACAATGCCCAGGCCCTTCTCCTTGGCGATCCGACCCGCCTCCATCACCATCCGCACCCCGG
Above is a window of Limisphaera ngatamarikiensis DNA encoding:
- a CDS encoding Gfo/Idh/MocA family protein, which codes for MKDKQNQEGTGVSRRTFLRKTSLAVAGSAAVSGFPFVITARAEPDDPIRVGVIGCGGRGGGAVLDVLGVQTEVVYPREGYHTETVKEGATVARKNVSVVALADLFPDRLAHCRENLARVGITVPDDHCFTGFDAYKQLLAIPEVNYVILATPPHFRPMHLMAAVQAGKHVFMEKPVAVDAPGVRMVMEAGRIAKEKGLGIVAGTQRRHMHSYNETIKRIQDGALGELMYGTCYWNGGVIWVVRRRPEWSDMEWQIRNWNYFTWLSGDHIVEQHVHNLDIMNWVIGTHPIRARALGGRQARPAEPDYGHIYDHFAVEYEYPNGVRVFSQCRQMDRCDNLVGEFIAGTKGTSDCQRWIRVKGGQTWRFQGQEVNPYEQEHLDLIQSIREGRPLNEAQAIAESTFTAIMGRESAYSGRTVEWDSLLKSEKRLGPEKYEFGPLPFPEVPIPGQYRLG